The following coding sequences lie in one Rutidosis leptorrhynchoides isolate AG116_Rl617_1_P2 chromosome 6, CSIRO_AGI_Rlap_v1, whole genome shotgun sequence genomic window:
- the LOC139855003 gene encoding uncharacterized protein, translating to MIIEEVHSGSCALHSGYKTIASKIMHLGYFWPILYRDVAKIVKRCKSCQRHAPQNRKSRHDMIPVNLPWPFYKWAIDIVGPFPAGAGNIAKDPFRSWCEELNIVQKFTSVAHPQANGLCEVTNRDIFSGIKKQLNEKRTGWVDELSNVLWTHRTILKKSTSETPFSLVYGSEAMIPAEIFVPTHRIANFDENANNVALCENLNFVEERRLMGAIKEANNKQQIVKYYNKKVCALAFNVGEWVLRNNEASRAENVGKLGPNGVS from the exons ATGATCATTGAAGAAGTGCATAGCGGCTCTTGTGCACTGCATTCTGGTTATAAGACTATTGCGTCTAAGATTATGCACTTGGGGTATTTCTGGCCAATCTTATATCGCGATGTGGCAAAAATAGTAAAAAGATGCAAAAGTTGTCAAAGGCATGCGCCGCAGAACAGAAAATCAAGGCACGATATGATTCCAGTAAACTTGCCATGGCCATTCTATAAATGGGCAATTGATATTGTCGGGCCATTTCCTGCAGGCGCAGGAAAT ATAGCGAAAGATCCATTTAGAAGTTGGTGTGAAGAATTAAATATCGTGCAAAAatttacatctgttgcgcatccgcaaGCCAATGGGTTATGCGAAGTAACTAATCGCGATATTTTTAGCGGTATTAAAAAGCAGTTAAATGAAAAGCGAACTGGATGGGTTGATGAACTATCCAATGTGCTGTGGACACATCGCACAATATTAAAGAAAAGTACTAGCGAAACACCCTTTAGTCTAGTGTATGGCTCGGAAGCAATGATTCCCGCAGAAATTTTTGTGCCAACACATAGGATTGCCAATTTTGATGAAAATGCAAATAATGTCGCGTTGTGTGAAAATTTGAATTTTGTGGAGGAACGCAGATTAATGGGTGCAATAAAAGAAGCGAATAATAAGCAACAGATTGTGAAATATTATAACAAAAAAGTGTGTGCTTTAGCCTTTAATGTTGGCGAGTGGGTTTTACGTAACAATGAAGCAAGCCGCGCAGAAAATGTTGGTAAATTGGgacctaatggtgtatcctag
- the LOC139855002 gene encoding uncharacterized protein has product MTGELEVIHERTELQPGQEGVGAGLILTSPSGEEHTYALRFNFDVTNNEAKYEALLAGLNIVHKLNITKLRAFVNSQLVSNQFNGSFDAHELSMQKHLKLLKETAEKFEHFELAQVSRSQNKKADALSKLVALTFSHFQRQVWVEEFPSKAIDGGLVVAAIEEVQPNWMRPIIENLRNNVLLEDKNEARLVCIRSPMYTIENHILYRKSYYGPLMRCVGPAEA; this is encoded by the exons ATGACAGGCGAATTGGAAGTAATCCATGAGCGAACAGAGTTGCAACCTGGGCAGG AAGGCGTGGGCGCAGGCTTAATTTTAACAAGCCCAAGTGGTGAGGAACATACATATGCATTGCGTTTCAATTTTGATGTTACAAATAATGAGGCTAAATATGAGGCGCTGCTTGCTGGATTAAACATTGTGCATAAATTGAACATCACTAAGCTACGCGCATTTGTTAATTCGCAGTTGGTTTCTAATCAGTTTAATGGCTCCTTTGATGCACATGAGCTCTCTATGCAAAAACATTTGAAATTGCTGAAAGAAACTGCAGAAAAGTTTGAGCACTTTGAGCTCGCACAAGTTTCAAGAAGCCAAAACAAAAAGGCAGATGCATTAAGCAAACTTGTAGCCTTAACTTTTTCACATTTCCAAAGGCAAGTTTGGGTGGAAGAGTTTCCCAGCAAAGCAATTGATGGCGGGTTAGTTGTTGCGGCCATTGAAGAAGTGCAACCAAATTGGATGAGACCAATCATCGAAAATCTACGCAATAATGTACTGCTAGAAGATAAAAATGAGGCAAGATTAGTGTGCATAAGATCGCCTATGTATACCATTGAAAATCATATCTTGTATCGCAAATCTTATTACGGGCCACTAATGCGCTGTGTTGGGCCCGCAGAGGCATAG